The genomic region TTGTTGCTGATGAAGAGGAACAACAATGTCCTGATCAGCAGGGTAACAATAATAATAGCACTGATCATTTAtactattatcattattattattgttgttattcaCATGATCATAGTTCATCATCAAAGTTTGGTGAAGCCAAATCTGAGCCTTGAGGAACTTAACATAGTGAATGGCTTCTTCCAACATAGAAACAGTGTCCATCTTGCTGCCACCAGGGACCATGCTCTGAAGGATCTTGAACCTGTCACTGATTCTGTGCCTTCTTTCTCTTGCTGCCACACTTTGTGGGTCAGTTGAGAGTTTCATCACTCCCTTGTTCTTCCTCTTATTGTTGTTCATAGCATTACCTTTCTTCCTCTTGTTGTTTGGGTTTGAAGATGAGCCTTGTTCTTCTATTGATGCACATGTGATGGTGTTACCACTTGGATCAATGCAATCCATGTGCTTTTTTTTGCTATGGTAGTAGATATAGTGTgttatattctaataattttgggTATGTAAGGGGGGTTGTGTCCATTTTGACAAGTATATATAGGAAGATGAAAATGAATATGAACAAGGTACAAGGATTATGATGGAAAATGGTTTGTATaattattttgctttgtttatgcAATTATAGCTTTAAATTGTGATCACATTTTTGTTATAGCCAGTGACGTGAAAACTATATATTGTGATTTATTttttggaaaagtataggtatAGACAATAagaatactaaataatgtgaacaatatgTATGTTGGATattcaattcaataggtatgtagatgattatgttcattatttttaattggatgattatttcttttgattcgatttactcatgcacagttaacaatagttggatgttcaattcactaggtgtaTAGATGGATATCATATTATTAAAGTTTATGAGGTAATTTGAGGGTGgagtatttttttactttattggattatttttaaaacttattattcacattatttacaaaAATCATTGTCTATCTAACAAAATTGTTATTTTTATAAATCATCCATTAAAGTATATTCGTCTACTTAAACCAATATTAAAAGTTTGACTTTCAGTTTATCTATACAACAACTTATTATTTAACTTTAAATATAAATCATATATGTAAtagattaattcttattagtctatcaaattaaaaaatattgtaaaaaaatataaaacatatatattaaagaaatataattgttattgtAATGTTAACAGTAATATTCCAGCTGCAATTACAATTGTATGGATATAATTAaagttttaaatataatttttgactattagatttgaaataaatttattttacatGAACTTTACAAGTTATTCCATATATGAGATATAATTTTGTATTTAATCAATAGAAGGataaaaataagtaaaaatattgaaaaatactatttgtatactaaaattagccactaaaatcagttaccaatgtatttgtgtataaatacatgtgtggtttaatttatttttaatgtgtatttatattctaatatgtattttatactgatggTTGACTTtgatggctgattttggtgtacacctAGCATAACCCATAAATATTATATTACTTCTTCACTTGATTTTTCAAATAAATGAAAGAGAAGTGATATTGTCATGTGATGTGAGTCGCCCAATCTTTGCCTTAGGATATGGACATGTTTGTTTTTTTGGTAGGGACCCGGAGCTAAAGCCCGTTGGAGAAGAACCTAGGTTCTTTTTTTTATAGTTAATACTCATATATTgccaataaaaaattataatattattgaaCCATCCATTGCCATAGTTCTATATTGGTACAAGTTAAATAGTTTCATATTAATTAATcaataatgaaaaaatattatgtaactAATTAGATTTGTAAGCTTCATTNNNNNNNNNNNNNNNNNNNNNNNNNNNNNNNNNNNNNNNNNNNNNNNNNNNNNNNNNNNNNNNNNNNNNNNNNNNNNNNNNNNTTAcactttaaaaaaataatatttttctaatatatcaaaattaaattttataatttattatctaataataataaaaaatatttttatataaagataattaaaaaaatttcataataaTATCCACCTATATATAAAAATAGTACAAATGATACATCCCTTCAAAAAGTGACATTATGACCCACATGCATGAAGAGGGCAAGTGAATGAGTGAAAGgagattattaatttattattgattAGGCCCTCCattccatttttctttcttttgattcCAAAGCTACTACACTTAGGTGATCAATGAACAAAGTAAgatcttttgtcctgaaatcgaAGCAAAAGTGTATTACAGTTGCAGGTGTATCTAAATTCTATACCCAAGAACAAAAATAGACCATTAGTTGCTTCGCTTTATTGTGTACGATTGTGCTTTTGATCCCATACACATAATGTTGGTTAAAAGAGAATGGAGTAGGTCTCAATTAATAGTCAATTTcatctttataaaaaaaataagctAACAAATTAAGATTAAActcatttttaaaatatttaaaataataaaattaagaaaCAAAGATAAATAAATCCCTAACTTTATAATTCAAAGATAACATAAGTTtttgactaattaaaaataaaaataaaacgtcTCTCGCTATATAAAATATGAGATATTTAAGTTTTGataaaaggacaaataggtccctgaccttttgccccgcggacattttcgtccctgaccattgaaaaatacttttaagtctctgaccttcacaaaatttggacgaatcagtccctccgtccaaatgcctccgtcagggactgatccgtccaaatgcctccgtcagggactgatccgtccaagttttgtgaaggtcagggacttagaagtatttttcaatggtcagggatgAAAATGTCCGCGaggcaaaaggtcagggacctatttgtccttttctcttaagTTTTTTATCCAAAATATATATGGACAAATAGATTTTTCAAAGAGACTTAGATATCTCGTATTTTAAAAAATGATCgagtaatttttttgtatttttaattagtcaaaaatttatttatttttgagacAAAAAGTCAGAATCTATTTAtcgttttttttttcaagttaatTTTGATCATTAATAAAAGAGTGaaagatgattttttttttatataaaaaaaagtaagaaTTTGCATGTCTATTTAATTATaatatagtaataataataataatgatttaCCATCATATATGTTGAAACGAGAATTGTTTAAGAAAAAGATTCTTAAGGTCAAATCAAGCAATTAGCACTTCTTTtgaagggaaaaacaaaaaagaaagaaagaagaaaaggtatTAGACCAAGATTTTAATTTGCTTGAAGCCACTAGAATGAATACAATGGCTTTAGagtcaatttttaaaatcacacaCATCCCAAAGAAAACAAAGTTTTGTTTTTTCACATGTATCTTTGTTGGGGTACCCAAGTCTCTTCCTTCTTCCCCAAGCGgagtgttttaatttttcttttttatcgaAGGGTCCAACATGCATGGAAAATTTGAACAAAATGGCACCATCATCTAACATTgtcttctttactttttttttaattttcactaatttttacTAAATTCGTTGTAATTATATTATACATAATACATTCTTCATTCTTAAATTATATAACAATTATGCtaactttatttaattttttaaattcacaataaaaaatttttttattattagaNNNNNNNNNNNNNNNNNNNNNNNNNNNNNNNNNNNNNNNNNNNNNNNNNNNNNNNNNNNNNNNNNNNNNNNNNNNNNNNNNNNNNNNNNNNNNNNNNNNNNNNNNNNNNNNNNNNNNNNNNNNNNNNNNNNNNNNNNNNNNNNNNNNNNNNNNNNNNNNNNNNNNNNNNNNNNNNNNNNNNNNNNNNNNNNNNNNNNNNNNNNNNNNNNNNNNNNNNNNNNNNNNNNNNNNNNNNNNNNNNNNNNNNNNNNNNNNNNNNNNNNNNNNNNNNNNNNNNNNNNNNNNNNNNNNNNNNNNNNNNNNNNNNNNNNNNNNNNNNNNNNNNNNNNNNNNNNNNNNNNNNNNNNNNNNNNNNNNNNNNNNNNNNNNNNNNNNNNNNNNNNNNNNNNNNNNNNNNNNNNNNNNNNNNNNNNNNNNNNNNNNNNNNNNNNNNNNNNNNNNNNNNNNNNNNNNNNNNNNNNNNNNNNNNNNNNNNNNNNNNNNNNNNNNNNNNNNNNNNNNNNNNNNNNNNNNNNNNNNNNNNNNNNNNNNNNNNNNNNNNNNNNNNNNNNNNNNNNNNNNNNNNNNNNNNNNNNNNNNNNNNNNNNNNNNNNNNNNNNNNNNNNNNNNNNNNNNNNNNNNNNNNNNNNNNNNNNNNNNNNNNNNNNNNNNNNNNNNNNNNNNNNNNNNNNNNNNNNNNNNNNNNNNNNNNNNNNNNNNNNNNNNNNNNNNNNNNNNNNNNNNNNNNNNNNNNNNNNNNNNNNNNNNNNNNNNNNNNNNNNNNNNNNNNNNNNNNNNNNNNNNNaaatatataataattgatttagtagttaatttttattgtataatacatagaatttttgaatttatttagttAAATATTAAGGCTAACATAATAACTTTCATTAATTGagtcaaaattttaaattaaaaatataaaataactatATATTTTATCCTTAATTTGCAAGAGTGCTTGAAAAACTGTTGGGTGGATCACAAGGTTATTATGCAAAGCTGTTTGGTTCTTCTTGTCTAACTGTCTTTGTGACACTGCAATGTTACAGAAGCAGAACTTGTTCTGTTACACTCATGAATCATGATGACAGAAACTTCCTGCTGGTGGGAACACAAAAGCAAAAGCTGAAATATAGCTAGTGGTAGTAATTTATATAGTAgatggaaaaaaaattagaagaagaagaacaaaatgTGAAGTCAAAGGTGAAAAACAAAAAGGaaggatgaataaataaataaaacacaaGGGCATGTGGCTCCAGCCTTCTTTGATGTGATGGTGGTAAGGTAGAACCTTAATAATTCTTACTTGTGCACACAAAATCACTTTTGCTAGGggtatattattaaaataaaatgacaagaaatatttatgaatttgtaaaaaaaaaatgaaaatgaagatTTGATTAAAAATCGTGGAGTCTttatcaatataaataaataaatatctaaattggttttcaataaattttaattGGGCACTATATATAGTTTTCAATAGAAAttctcaaaaattatttttactagataatttagtttatttatttttttcaattaaattttttatatgcaTCTTGGACAAAAGTCCAGAAATTAATTTtagaatagataaaaaaaatattgtaatTTAATCTTATTGCATCATGGTGTATTATGTAGAAATGTGGATCTATTATATAACAGACTTGCAAAATGTAAGTTATACTTTGCATCATAATGCAATCTGCATTTTGTATTGATGCAGAATCAGCATGCATTGGAGAGAGAAAACATGTCACCATACGCGAGATAAATTTTGCTTCATTGACCGTGTTTAAATGCATGGTTGAAGAGATATGAACTCTCATCAATCTCTATTAAATGAGTGAAAGAGCAGAGAGAGagcaaaactagagagaagaattaaaacagaaaaatcaGAGAAGATAAAAGGAAGATACAAAAATGGCAGAAAGAAATTGAATTCATTATAATTCACAAGCAATTTATATACATCACGCAGTGCATGCAGCTGTATAACAAACTTTCAAAAACCTAATCTTCTAGTTCACTAACTTTTCTAACAAACTCTAGTGCTAGCTTGCATAAATAATCACTAACTAATCTAACTATGACTAGTTTGATTACGCTGCAACATTTATCTACTACAATTACAGCCTCTCTCAAACTAAGACTCAAGGTATAGCCTCCCTTAAACTAGATCTGTGTATGTCTAAGAGGCCTAGTTTGCCAATGTTAGATGTAAAGGGACCTGGTACAAGAGCCTTAGTAAGGAAATCAGCAAGCTGATTAGATGAGGATACTGGCATCAAATGTGTCAAGCAAGAGAGGTGTTGATTTCTGGCTATGTGACAGTCCACTTCTATATGCTTAGTTCTTTCATGGAAGATGGGATTTATTGCAATATGTATAGCTGATCTATTGTCACAAAACAGGGTTATAGGTTCTTTCAAAGACATTCCTAAATCGCGCATGATGTAACTCAACCACTGAGCTTGACATGTAGCAAGGGCTAAAGCTCTATATTCCGTTTCGGATGAAGATCTCGCCACTATACTTTGTTTCTTACTTTTTCAACTGATCAATGAGCTCCCAAGATAAAAACAATGGCCAGTGAGTGACCTCCGAGTGTCTGTGCATGTGGCCCAATCCGCATCTAAGAATCCAATAAGTTTTAGATCATttgtttctgaaaaaaaaaaaacaccagtCGATGAAAAACCCTTCAAATATCTTAAAACCCTTTGTGCTGCTTGCATATGAATATTAGTTGCACAATAAACTGACTAAGTCTTCCCACTGCATAAGCAATATCTGGCCTAATATTCGTGAGATATAAGAGCGTCCAACTAATTACCAATAAGGAGTGTGATCGGCCAGCGTTGTCCTTTTTGCCTTTGACAATTTTGAAACAGAGGTATAATCTATTGGTGTGCTTGCTGGTTTGCAATTAAAGAAGCCAAAATCCTTGAGTATGTCGAGAGCATATTTGCATTGACACAAGTGAATGCCTTGTGAGGTTCTGGCCACCTCCATACCTAAGAAGAATTTGAGATTTCCTTAATCTTgaatttgtcatcaagtaaaactTTAATTGATTTAATTTCATGGATTTCATCACCGGTTAGGACCAAAGCATCAACATAGACCATGATAATGGTCACACCCTGAGCTGTAACCTTAGTGTAGAGAGAATGATCTGATTCTAATTTTGTGAACCCAGCTGAGGTGAGAGTGTCGGTTAATTTCAAGTTCCACTGCCTACTAGCCTGGCATAGTCCATAGAGAAATTTTTCTAATTTATATACCAAATTGGAACCAGTTTCAGAGTGTTGAAGTGCTGGAGGAAGGGACATGTAGACTTCTTCATTTAAGTCACCATGTAGAAAAGCAGTGTTGACATCCAACTGCTTGATGTGCCAATGCTTGGCTGCTGCTAGTGctagaacaaccctcaacatgGTCATGCGCACGACTGGACTAAATGTATCAAGAAAATCTGCACACTCTATTTGCGTGAAACCTTTGGCCACAAGTCTGGCCTTTTATCTTTCGATTGAGTTGTCAGGGTAAAATTTGATTCGAAACACCCACTTACAACCTATAGCTCTTTTGCCATCAGGGAGCTTCATGATCTACCAAGTTTGATTTCTCTTCAAAGCTTCAAGTTCACTTTGGATGACTTCTCTCCAGCAAGGATGAACAGCA from Arachis ipaensis cultivar K30076 chromosome B02, Araip1.1, whole genome shotgun sequence harbors:
- the LOC107628476 gene encoding transcription factor bHLH140, which produces MDCIDPSGNTITCASIEEQGSSSNPNNKRKKGNAMNNNKRKNKGVMKLSTDPQSVAARERRHRISDRFKILQSMVPGGSKMDTVSMLEEAIHYVKFLKAQIWLHQTLMMNYDHVNNNNNNNDNSINDQCYYYCYPADQDIVVPLHQQQNVSSSVFETLPELPLSQCCIQGDEATTNIDPSVLKNWWPPY